Proteins from a genomic interval of Haemorhous mexicanus isolate bHaeMex1 chromosome Z, bHaeMex1.pri, whole genome shotgun sequence:
- the LOC132341544 gene encoding serine/threonine-protein kinase PAK 3-like: MHHLPSSGRASCILQVLGIYSRDLLCGLAFSARFKWPLLHCFCFISRTFGDVCRALINATGGEVAIKKINLQGLRKKELKVNELTVMKMNRNPSLVNYLESYLLGEELWLVMEYMDGGTLSDIISKTHLSEDETGAISRECLRGLDFLHSNHVIHQDVKSGNILFRTDGSVKLADFGLFAQLTSEQSRQSSVASTPGWMAPEVLTGQPYGPKVDIWSFGIVGIEMVEREVPYWNATPVLAKLLTARGERPRLRQPNRFSPCLRDFLSCCLQRDEARRWSAKELLQHPFVTSAKPASILGPLVSSVRKKKETRM; this comes from the exons cctgcatcctgcaggtTTTAGGCATttacagcagagatctcctgtgtGGGCTGGCTTTCAGTGCAAGATTTAAATGGCCTCTCCTTCACtgcttctgttttatttctaggACTTTTGGAGATGTTTGTAGAGCGCTTATCAATGCCACAGGAGGAGAG gtggccataaagaaaataaatcttcaagGACTGAGGAAGAAGGAACTAAAAGTCAATGAACTCACGGTCATGAAAATGAATAGGAATCCGAGTCTAGTCAACTATTTAGAGAG ctACCTTCTGGGTGAGGAACTCTGGCTGGTTATGGAGTACATGGATGGAGGCACTCTGAGCGACATCATCAGCAAGACCCACCTGTCTGAAGATGAGACAGGAGCCATCAGTCGGGAG tgcctgcgAGGACTGGATTTTCTCCACTCAAACCACGTGATCCACCAAGATGTGAAGAGTGGCAACATCCTTTTCAGAACCGATGGCTCTGTCAAGCTGG CTGACTTTGGCCTCTTTGCTCAGCTCACCTCcgagcagagcaggcagagctccgTGGCCAGCACTCCTGGGTGGATGGCTCCTGAAGTGCTGACAGGTCAACCATatggccccaaagtggacataTGGTCTTTTGGAATCGTGGGCATCGAAATGGTGGAACGAGAAGTTCCTTACTGGAATGCCACTCCTGTCTTG GCTAAGCTCCTGACAGCCAGGGGAGAGAGACCACGGCTGCGGCAGCCCAACCGATTCTCGCCTTGCCTGCGAgacttcctgagctgctgcctgcagagagatgAGGCGCGGCGCTGGTCTGCcaaggagctcctgcag CATCCATTTGTAACTTCAGCCAAGCCAGCGTCCATCCTTGGACCACTCGTCAGTTCAgtaaggaagaagaaggagacaAGAATGTAA